aaagttttacaaatttcATAAAGAGCTAACACCTAAAGAAATTTCGTCTATCATTAATCATTttaagcaaataaaaattaatgacaGTAAAATATACGAGCGCTCTATTGATATAATTCTCCCATCCATAGGTTCCTATTCGTTACAGGATTTGTCTGTCCTGTGTTTATCTCTGACTTACTTTAATAAAGTGAACTCTTATTTTATGGACAGAGTAGCAGATGCTATAATCAAATTGTATGAGAGTGAAAAGACCAAAATACACCAACTGAGTAAAAAAGAGCTTCAACAGATTTTCATTTcctatgtacatataattgGAGCCTATAGCAAAGTAGGCCATAAGCACatagaattatttaaaatagcTTCTGTGTATATTCATATGGCACTCACTGCCGATATGTACATTCCTTCCAAGATCATTATCAAAATAGTCACCTCCTATTCCACGTAAGTGCATCTCCTGGTTGAAAACCCACCTGTATTGCATGCACAATGAACtatgttgttaaaaaaaaaaaaaaaaaagggagggggaaatacCAACAGAAGTGGCAGCACGCATATACATTTGTGTTGCCTAAACGTATGTTTGGCTTAGATGTACATAGGGAGGATTATCCCTGGGCCGATCCACATAGCTGTGCACACGTTGTATAATATGCCTGCTTGCACTTTTATAACTCGTATGTTCGATGTCTTGCCCCTCTCCTTCAGCGTCAAAATAAAGCACAGCAAAATATTCGAGCTAATAGCCAAGCAGATACCCACGGTCAAAATTACGGATGACGAACTGAAGGTTGGAAGGCGATTTTGAGCCAGAGTACCCCCGCAGTTGgcacagggggggaaatCGCGCTTACTTTGCtccaattattttgtttgtgcgtattatttttctcccatcATTTTGCTCCCATCATTTTGCTCCCATCATTTCGTTGcgtacattatttttatttccacccTTCTCAGAGCATAAAGCGGAGCTTCGACCAACTCGGCTACTCCTGTGAAACCCTGGACAAATACATCCAGTACAGGCTGTCCTAGCTTGGTACTCCTATGCGTGGACGCATTTTCTCGGTCCCACCGATTGGCATTTTACCTTGGCGACGTAGCGAATTGGGTTTTTCCTGCCCTCCGAAGGGGAACGCGCAGGGCTGGGCACGTGAGTGCTGGTGGCAGGACCCACCACGCGAACTTCCAACCGTGGCGCGAACTCCCAACCGTGGTGCGAACTCCCAACTGTGCCCCCAACTTCCAACCGCGGCGCGAACTCCCAGCTGTGACCCCAACTTCCAACCGCCCCATCACAAACTGCGCACCCGGCGCATCAAAAACTGGACAACGTCCCCCAAGTACGCAGCGTTGTGGTTGTACGTGTTGAAGAAGTTGCTCtcgaggaaaataatttcgttTGTTTTGTCAACCCGCTCCTCCCCCAAAATGTCAGtaacttttttcctttccctagCAGATAGGGATAAATCCCTAATGTAGGAactgaaaaaacaaatgttgTTTTCCTCATGGTCTACAATAGAAGACCCATGCCATATGACCGAATATTGAAAGGAGTGAGGAAAACTAAATCTGTCATGGTGCATTGTTCTTGGCAAGGTGGCTTCATGTTGTAATTTTGTTAGCGGAGTTACAAATGTGcttgggttttttttcttctcttttatattttccgtATCGTGAGTTAGACCTAACAATTTACTTAATCGATATTTATTTCTGAATTTAAAATGTCTCCTCgttctttcctttccaaCACAAACTTtcataatttcctttttaatatttttgctaaTAACAGTTGGAGGTTCGCACACCGTTGTCCTATCCTCCAACCTCACAGGGGGGACTTTCAACTTTGTTTTCTTCTGTTCATCATTTAAGTTtgctctctctctttttttccgattcttcttccctctcATTTGGTTAAACATGTAGTACCTTTGGtatatttctacatttttatatttcatcTCATTGTTCAGACTAAGGtggtgaaaatatttttcagtCCACCTAAGGGTGAGTAACATTTTGGGCTTCACCAgatcccattttttcacgaTGCTTCCCATTATACATACCGATCTCAAGTGTTTCTTctttggctgttttttttcttgggaTCTTTACTTGCCCTGTTTTAGAAAATGTGTTCACGCGAAGTATCATATC
This genomic stretch from Plasmodium cynomolgi strain B DNA, chromosome 14, whole genome shotgun sequence harbors:
- a CDS encoding hypothetical protein (putative) gives rise to the protein MLLTLRWTEKYFHHLSLNNEMKYKNVEIYQRYYMFNQMRGKKNRKKRERANLNDEQKKTKLKVPPVRLEDRTTVCEPPTVISKNIKKEIMKVCVGKERTRRHFKFRNKYRLSKLLGLTHDTENIKEKKKNPSTFVTPLTKLQHEATLPRTMHHDRFSFPHSFQYSVIWHGSSIVDHEENNICFFSSYIRDLSLSARERKKVTDILGEERVDKTNEIIFLESNFFNTYNHNAAYLGDVVQFLMRRGRKNPIRYVAKVKCQSVGPRKCVHA